GAAACCAGGTGTAGAAGGGGCGGCTCACCCACCCGCGCGATGACGGCAGACGGTCGCGGGCGGTGTGAGGAGCCGCACCCCCTTGAGGGCCTGCTGCGGCACGACACCGTTGCCCAGCGCCGTGAGTTGGGCGGGACGCCCCAGCCCGGGAGTGGCGGTCACCCAGCCGTCCTCCAGGCCCTGCATCCACTCCACGAACCGTGGCGAGAGGCGCCCCGCGTCGTCGGTCGGCGCCGGTGCCGGTCGGGTGAGGCTCTCCCACCGGGCGATGGCGTCGCTGTACCGCCCCCACTCCTGCGGGCCTTCTTCGTTAGTGCCGAGGTATCGAAGAGGGCGGGGGCCGGGTTCGCCGGAAGACGGGCTGCGGTCGCTCGGCTGCTCAGTTGCGCTGCCGCCGAGGGGAGCGTCAGGTCGCCGTTGCCGTGGCGTTGGCGGGGCGAGCCCTTGATGCCGTCGGATGCCTTCGGGGTCGGCAGCAGCCACTCGACCTCGTCCGCGAGGTTCGGACCGTGCCCCCCTTCCTTCCGTTTCGCCGGGTGCTGGCTGCCGCCGTTGGAAGCGATGTTGCTGGTCGGCGTCTTCAGCAACGGCCCCTCGTCGCCAGGCGACCAGGAAAAGCCGCTCCCTTCGGTGCGGGGCGCCGACGTCGGAGGCGCGTAGCACGCACCAGCGCGCATCACGCCCGAGGTCGGCCAGGGTTCCGAGTACGGCACCGAGTGCCCGCACAGCAGGCCGGCCTGTGCCGTCTCCCAGACACCACGGGCACAGTTCCAGGTCGCCAGCGGCAGCGGCGGGTGAGGTGAGGAGTCCTCGTACGTTTTCGATCACCACCAGGCAGGGGTCGAGGGAGTCGATGGCGCGCACGACGTGGTGCCACAGCCCTGAGCGGTTTCCTTCCAGCAGGCCGGCACGGCGCCCGGCGACCGAGACGTCTTTGACAGGGGAAACCCGCCGTCAGGACGCACACCTCCGGCGCGTCCGCCCAGTCGACGGTGGTGATGTCGCCGAGGTTGGGCACGCGGGGCCAGTGCCGGGCCAGGACGCGGCAGGCGCCGGGGTCGGTCTCGGTGTGCCAGGCGAGGGTGCCGCCCAGGGCGGCCTGGACTCCCAGGTCCAGGCCGCCGTAGCCGGAACACAAACTCCCGATCAGCAGACCGGAGTTGCCGGACGCCGGGTCATCGCCCACGTATGGGCCCGGGTACATGCGAGGGCTGCTGGGCGGAAGCCTCGGCAGGTGCTTCCGCTTCGGCCGACGCCTGGTCGCGAGCGTGGTCGGCTTGCGCGGACCGGGCGCGGGCTGCCCGGGAGACGGACGATGCTTCCGCGCCTTCCAGGAGGGCGGCGCCGTTCGTCATGGACGCGTGCGCGGAGGAGAGGCCGTCGCGGGTGTCGGCGATGTGCTGCCGGGCGAGAGCGAACGCCGCCTGCCGCCCGTCGCGCAGGGCCGCGTGCTCGGGGGTGGTGCGGGAGTGGGCGTGCAGGAAGCCGAGCTGGCGGTAGGCGGCTCCGTAATGGCCCACGGCTTCGCTGAGGTGTCCGGCTGCCCTGGCCCAGGTGCCGACGACGGCGTCGAGGCCGGGGTCGGGCTGGCCGTCTGAGGAGCGGACGCGCACTTCCGCCGAGAGGTCCTGCACGAGGGAGGCGAGGTCGGCCAGAAGAATGGAGGCGTTGGTCAGTTCGGGGAGGTCCTCCGGAGCGCGGGGAAGGGGGAACTCGTCGCGCTTGCGGCTCAGTTCCTCGGCCTGACGCAGCATGTGCTGCCGCTCGGTCTCCGCCTGATGATCGTGGTCGTTCATGGAGCAACTCCTGCGGGTGTGTTGAAGGTGTGGACGGGGCGGCGGCGGATCTGGGCTTGAGCGCGTTCGGGCGGAGATGCGCCGGGGTCATGGCGTCCGCGCGATGGGACTGCTCGGGTTCAGTGCGCGCGGCTGCGTCGGTCATAGGGGGCTCCTGCGGGGATGGTGGGCAGCGGGGGAAGTAGAGGGCGTGGCCGCGCTCGGAGGCGCCTTGTTCTCGGCGCGGGGCCCGGTGCTGCGAGCCCGCGCGGCGGCGGCACGAGCCGCGGGCGGCAGGCGCGACGGGGCAGTTGCGGCCTGCTCGGGCTCGGGGCCGGCACCGGCTACCGCCCGGCGTCGGAGGACCTCGTCGAGCGGGACGAGGGCATGGAGGGCGTGGCTGATGAGCTGGCCTGGCGCGAGGGAGGTGTCGTCGGTCAGGGCAGCGACCTGCCGTGCGGAGGTGGTGGCGGTACGCAGGAGCGAGGAGTCGAGGACCTGCTCTCCGAAGTGTTCGGCCGAGCCTGCGACGGGAACGTGGCAGATGCGGCGTACGCGCTCGGCATCGAGTGAGCCATCCGTGAGGGCCCCTCGGCGCTGGCACTCCCACAGCACCGTCAGCTCGTCCACCGGCTCGTCCCGGTGCCGCAGCGCCCCCAGCGCCCGGTAGACCTGCCCGTGGCCAGGGCCGGCGAAGTCACCGGGGCGGAGCCAGTCGGTCATCCGGGAGAGCTGCTCGGGGTGGGCGGTGAGCGCGCCGAGCAGGAACTCCTCCTCGGCCAGGACCCGCTCGGCAACCTGCCCCGCCGGAGCCGTGGCTGTCGGTCCGGCGACGGCGGTGTTCGGCTCCACGGGCCGGGGTTCGAAGCCCCAGCGTCGGCCGAGGTCGTCGAGTACGTCGTGCAGGACCTGGGCGTGGTGCAGGGTCTCGGCGGCGCCGTTGCCGCGGGCGGTGTCGGCGCGGGCGGCCTGGTGCAGGCGGATCGCGTGCTGGGCGACGCTGCGGTGGATAGCCCCTTCCAGCACCATCCGCCCGTAGACCGGCGCGTGCGCGGGGCGCGGACAGGCGGAGGCCAGCGAGTGGACGTAGGCGGTGGTGACGCCACGCGTACGGGTACTTGCCTCCTCGCGGATGTCGTTGGGCCAGGCAAGGGGGACCTGTGCGTCGGGCGGGAGCTTCGTCGCCGGGTGGCCGCCTTCGCGGAGGGTGAGCATCGCGGCGTAGAGCGCGGAGTGCGCGGGCCGGTAGAAGTGCTCGGGGCGCAGCCAGCCGGAGATGCGGCCGAGCTGGCGCGGCTCCAGCAGCACCGCGCCCAGGACGGCCTGCTCGGCCTGCATCAGCGGCGTCACCCCAGCCCCCGGTCGGACTCATCGCGCCCGAGCTGGGCGACGGCGCGGTTCGCGGCATCCATGTCGGCCGCCAGCAGGTCCAGCTCCCGGGCGAGTGAGGGCTCGTCGGCGGGGACGGCGCCGCTGGGGGTGACCAGCCACCAGCGCTCGTTACGGCGTACGGCGGGGGTGTCGGCCAGCCGCTCGGCGGGACGGAGGGTGGCCCAGGTGGGTTCGGGGCGGTTCATCGGGCACCTCGACGGGCGGAGAGGGCGTACGGAAGGGCGTGGTGAGGCCCACCCGTCTCGTCGGGGTGCTGCTGCGCGGTACGGCGCTCATGCGGCCGGCCCGTACTGGTCGCGGCCGGGCCGGCCTTTGGCCAGGGCGCGCGTGGTGATGGCGGCGGTGGCCTGCTTCGAGGCGGCGCCGAGTCGGTCGGCGTCCGGCTCGCGGTACCAGGGCTTGAGGTCCAGCAACGCCGGGCGGATCCCGGTCGCCAGCAACAGCGCACTGCCCTTGGGCAGGGCGCGGATCGCGTCGGGCGGGAGCACGCGTTCTTGCCGCATGGAGACGGAGGAGGAGTGGCCGGAGTCGCTGCTGGAGACGGAGAGGGTCTGCACGTCGTGGTCGCCCGCGAGGCGGGAGAGCTTGTCGGCGAAGTCCGCGTCATCGATGCCGGAGCCGATGAGCTTGATCGTCGCCGCCGACCACAGGGCGTCCATCCCCACCTCGCCCCACACCCGCTGGCCCTGCCGGTAGGACTGCAGGATCGTGATCGGGATGACCCCACGGCTGCCCAGGTGGGAGTACAGGTCGGGCAGATCCTGGATCTTGCACACGTTCGCCGCCTCATCCAGGATCGCCAGCAGGGGCGGGTCGAGGCGTCCGCCGTCGCGTTCGGCCTGGATGACGGCCGCCCGCATCACCGCATCAGCAGCGGCGGCGATGATCGCCGACGCGGAGGCGCCGCCGTCCTTGGAGAGCAGGTAGAGCGTGTCGCGGCTGGAGGAGAACTCCTCCGGCTTGAACTCCCGCAGCTTCGAGGCGTGCCGGGGCGGGGTGACCCAGGCGGCAATGCGCGGGTCGAGCAGGCAGCTCGCGTACTGCCGCGCGTTCTCGAAGATGCCATCGCGCGTCTCCACGGCTCCGGCGACGGTGCCCTGGAGCTGGGCGGCAACGGCGTCCATGCCGGCATCGGTGAGCAGGTCGATCGGGGTCCGGTCGGCGGGCGAGGCGAGCCAGGCGGTCACCTCGGTCACCGGCCGCCTGCCCCGCGCCGCCGCGAGGAAGAGCGCGGTGAGGGTGTTTGCGGCGGCCGTCGACCAGAAGTCCCCAGCGCTGGACTCATCGATCGAGGCGGTGACGAAGTGCTGCGCCAGACGGCGAGCCCCGGTCAGGTCGTGGGCGTCGGAGAGGATGTCCCACCACATCGTCTGCTCGGCGTGCGCGATCTGCTGCGGATCCAGCGTCCACACTGTTCCCACCTGGGCG
This sequence is a window from Streptomyces sp. NBC_01775. Protein-coding genes within it:
- a CDS encoding DnaB-like helicase N-terminal domain-containing protein, translated to MTPLMQAEQAVLGAVLLEPRQLGRISGWLRPEHFYRPAHSALYAAMLTLREGGHPATKLPPDAQVPLAWPNDIREEASTRTRGVTTAYVHSLASACPRPAHAPVYGRMVLEGAIHRSVAQHAIRLHQAARADTARGNGAAETLHHAQVLHDVLDDLGRRWGFEPRPVEPNTAVAGPTATAPAGQVAERVLAEEEFLLGALTAHPEQLSRMTDWLRPGDFAGPGHGQVYRALGALRHRDEPVDELTVLWECQRRGALTDGSLDAERVRRICHVPVAGSAEHFGEQVLDSSLLRTATTSARQVAALTDDTSLAPGQLISHALHALVPLDEVLRRRAVAGAGPEPEQAATAPSRLPPAARAAAARARSTGPRAENKAPPSAATPSTSPAAHHPRRSPL
- a CDS encoding type IV secretory system conjugative DNA transfer family protein, whose amino-acid sequence is MSDARTRTPSTTTGTDVLLYLLLGVAALGIGGGSLTWLFGNLTNSAFGSGPWAPLEPIQALFHPETLWPHLDRPALLTGCYAIPAVLLLTVSVVGAKLWLRFRPNKQGLADHRDLGDLLAKKAATKASGLRPSLTGTKPADIAPDDRGVLLGSLKPGSAEVRSSWEDVLLAIMAPRSGKTSGLAIPAILRAPGAVLLTSNKAASDAFTTTLDERAQVGTVWTLDPQQIAHAEQTMWWDILSDAHDLTGARRLAQHFVTASIDESSAGDFWSTAAANTLTALFLAAARGRRPVTEVTAWLASPADRTPIDLLTDAGMDAVAAQLQGTVAGAVETRDGIFENARQYASCLLDPRIAAWVTPPRHASKLREFKPEEFSSSRDTLYLLSKDGGASASAIIAAAADAVMRAAVIQAERDGGRLDPPLLAILDEAANVCKIQDLPDLYSHLGSRGVIPITILQSYRQGQRVWGEVGMDALWSAATIKLIGSGIDDADFADKLSRLAGDHDVQTLSVSSSDSGHSSSVSMRQERVLPPDAIRALPKGSALLLATGIRPALLDLKPWYREPDADRLGAASKQATAAITTRALAKGRPGRDQYGPAA